Proteins encoded within one genomic window of Mycolicibacterium aubagnense:
- a CDS encoding type IV secretory system conjugative DNA transfer family protein yields MPVAVWGFDSLWRFGVGWAAALAGAWFVYRARRHWELHTASLPGGGGALDPELIPSGAGTANVTELYHHGHLHTDIARLLKVAASQFPGKLVLDTDATELEDDGKGGRKLVSWGFKCVEPGFLTDIKTHERLQKTFAKSVGGFWSFTSDPRNDTFGGSRKSSIPKLVFPPHWPVVSSVEEAKQNYTGWEFKVGVSARGEEGVCPETMPHVMCIGESGSGKSVSVRAWLEQFRTAGWQLILSDGKGADYAGYFAPHAEDNNLPVPGTVAVGLGATARGMPYIAAIVITYLIMQERQSGSMDAKIADPAGWNNFIPVLLVMDEIKGMREKWKGSLSKAESDSIESMVTEILALGRELRVHVLLVSQDARAVSIPNTWKSNVPMSICLGKPGDLTLKYGFGETVRHKVRLITDSMDPKVKGRCVIASVDEKTGATDATEYQGYLGYSPGESWNNVKLPPQAKEHWPSFKTNVSDKVPRLYTRQWFMIDEKSEAQLAAESKGAPDRGFIDFDLFTVDEIKAMDRVALDMRGPDGKIVPNPAMAKYDPSSVQYVCRPPAGAHKAIKADL; encoded by the coding sequence ATGCCGGTGGCGGTATGGGGATTCGATTCGCTGTGGCGGTTCGGCGTTGGATGGGCCGCAGCACTCGCTGGAGCATGGTTCGTGTACCGGGCGCGCCGGCACTGGGAGCTGCACACCGCGAGCCTGCCCGGCGGTGGTGGCGCGCTCGATCCCGAACTCATCCCCAGCGGCGCTGGCACCGCGAACGTCACCGAGCTCTACCACCATGGGCATCTCCACACCGACATCGCCCGCTTGTTGAAAGTGGCGGCCTCCCAATTTCCGGGGAAGCTGGTGCTGGACACCGATGCCACTGAACTCGAAGACGACGGCAAGGGCGGCCGCAAACTGGTGAGTTGGGGGTTCAAGTGCGTCGAGCCTGGATTCCTCACCGACATCAAAACCCATGAGCGGCTGCAGAAGACTTTCGCCAAAAGCGTTGGCGGGTTTTGGTCGTTCACCTCTGATCCGCGCAACGACACCTTCGGTGGATCGCGTAAATCGTCGATCCCCAAGTTGGTGTTCCCTCCACATTGGCCCGTCGTCTCAAGCGTGGAGGAGGCGAAACAGAACTACACCGGGTGGGAATTCAAGGTCGGGGTTTCTGCTCGCGGCGAAGAGGGCGTGTGCCCAGAGACGATGCCGCACGTCATGTGCATCGGTGAATCAGGCTCTGGCAAATCGGTGTCAGTTAGAGCCTGGCTGGAGCAGTTCCGCACCGCTGGATGGCAGTTGATCCTGTCCGACGGTAAAGGCGCTGATTACGCCGGCTACTTCGCCCCACACGCCGAGGACAACAACCTCCCCGTTCCGGGCACCGTCGCCGTCGGTTTGGGCGCCACAGCTCGCGGAATGCCTTATATCGCAGCGATTGTGATCACATACCTGATCATGCAGGAGCGCCAGTCGGGGTCGATGGACGCCAAGATCGCTGATCCAGCCGGGTGGAACAATTTCATCCCGGTGCTGCTGGTCATGGACGAGATCAAGGGCATGCGAGAGAAGTGGAAGGGCTCGTTGTCCAAAGCCGAAAGCGATTCGATCGAATCGATGGTGACGGAAATTCTGGCCCTGGGCCGCGAGTTGCGTGTCCACGTGCTGCTGGTGTCCCAGGACGCTCGAGCGGTTTCGATTCCGAACACGTGGAAGTCGAACGTACCGATGAGCATCTGCCTCGGTAAGCCAGGCGATCTGACGCTCAAATATGGGTTCGGGGAGACGGTTCGCCACAAGGTGCGGTTGATCACCGACTCGATGGACCCGAAAGTGAAGGGGCGGTGCGTGATCGCCTCCGTGGACGAAAAGACGGGTGCGACGGATGCGACCGAGTACCAGGGCTACCTAGGCTATTCGCCTGGCGAGTCGTGGAACAACGTCAAACTACCACCGCAAGCCAAAGAGCACTGGCCATCGTTCAAAACCAATGTCTCGGACAAGGTTCCGCGGCTGTACACCCGCCAGTGGTTCATGATCGACGAGAAGTCCGAAGCTCAGCTGGCTGCTGAAAGCAAGGGCGCTCCGGACCGCGGGTTCATCGATTTCGACCTGTTCACGGTCGACGAAATCAAAGCCATGGACAGGGTGGCACTGGACATGCGTGGACCGGACGGCAAGATCGTCCCGAACCCGGCCATGGCCAAGTACGACCCGTCCAGCGTGCAGTACGTGTGCCGGCCGCCGGCCGGCGCGCACAAAGCCATCAAAGCCGACCTCTGA
- a CDS encoding DNA adenine methylase: MPVERWLSPLRYPGGKGRMAPALAGIFEAQFGFMDIEIWVEPFAGGAGAGLHLLDRGAVSEVWLTEKNRSLAAFWRTVMAQGDELAAQVRICQPDMTIWHTARETVAAADNDAAIDDLELALAALVLNRCSRSGMVNHRVGPIGGKNQSGRWHLRSRWNGDGLAERIERIHQLGNQIRIDEGDAIERIAELDGSVGIEDELVLFVDPPYLVQGNRLYTEGMSFEDHKNLAHALTSCAARWLLTYDDDARILGLYPDRRILDYEIAHTANRQRVDEEFAVLSDDLAVLDDQALLPTGKSRWVQHAPVGGLTAGYPHRSNYFPAQLVPTA; encoded by the coding sequence ATGCCGGTGGAACGCTGGTTGAGCCCGCTGCGGTATCCCGGCGGGAAGGGCCGCATGGCGCCGGCGCTGGCGGGCATCTTCGAGGCGCAGTTTGGGTTCATGGACATCGAGATTTGGGTCGAACCGTTCGCCGGTGGCGCTGGCGCCGGACTTCATCTGCTCGACCGAGGCGCCGTCTCTGAAGTCTGGCTGACCGAGAAGAACCGGTCACTGGCTGCGTTCTGGCGAACTGTCATGGCCCAAGGCGACGAACTTGCAGCGCAGGTGCGAATCTGCCAGCCAGACATGACAATCTGGCACACCGCTCGCGAGACTGTCGCTGCGGCTGACAACGATGCCGCTATCGACGACCTCGAGCTCGCACTGGCAGCACTGGTCCTCAACCGGTGCTCCCGTTCTGGCATGGTTAACCATCGTGTCGGGCCGATCGGAGGAAAGAATCAGTCCGGTCGATGGCATCTGCGTTCTCGCTGGAATGGTGATGGGCTCGCGGAACGAATCGAGCGAATCCACCAGTTGGGCAACCAGATACGCATTGATGAAGGTGATGCAATCGAACGCATCGCGGAGCTGGATGGGTCGGTCGGGATCGAAGACGAGCTCGTACTGTTCGTCGATCCTCCTTATCTGGTTCAGGGAAACAGGCTGTACACCGAAGGCATGTCGTTCGAGGACCACAAGAATCTCGCGCACGCGCTCACCAGCTGCGCTGCTCGCTGGCTACTCACATATGACGACGACGCACGGATCCTTGGCCTGTATCCCGACCGGCGAATACTGGATTACGAGATCGCGCACACGGCGAATCGACAACGCGTCGACGAGGAGTTCGCAGTCTTATCCGACGACCTCGCCGTGCTCGACGATCAGGCCCTGCTACCCACCGGGAAGTCCCGGTGGGTCCAGCATGCACCTGTCGGAGGGCTCACCGCGGGTTATCCGCATCGATCGAACTACTTTCCAGCACAGCTCGTTCCGACTGCTTGA
- a CDS encoding bifunctional DNA primase/polymerase yields the protein MSATTELITRMVGLGAHLMPLMAKVKRPGGKEWQRWPALSVADAESHVNAGGNLGVNLAPSRMIVLDAENQAATNAVQNAGISLAVIPAKSQHVGILQPGLSDPDSGKLNTKTGGSHAWLRVPDGVDISTFPSDTMGIMLPGGGKIDVLAGVRYAVAPPSWLEVAPQYRYAPCEGGPLDLASPSADLPVAPAWLFDTTVPVPPGLEPLHGILIPKTPRERLEADARSIELTAAIDAVPWDAWLDGDPRLTRTGDIDGCGCEIWHWVGADNLKSATLHENCAQGSGAHIWSGTMLGQLQLPGDHVSRLALSAKLRGVTVQQASAAVGITLGGDREPPTPVRPEHHEQAARLAEAAGEAARAERFRAAAEAMRKRQYATPSDSTHGERHGVSAVVGGAAPIPPELAARLKSNSNTSDATARETAAPQSTSTEATPSGSAPKINGHSIVRFPGKALAEIPIPGLDEIYEYPMPPIPAHVKPVKDARTEFAAIHPPVANRQTHTLVEHEWIFAATPGLSHVAAAADSRGVGRWGMLGALLPRVAATIPPTVRLIPADGSTPPDNLPTGSGTSLNLYTVLVGPPAAGKSVTLNAADALVPGVHMVPPGTGEGILKIFPRATDNAADDEDDSYFDPAAHIGSVGATRASDSVLLSSDEIDVFVAEMSRQGTKASGLYRSMWMGGDVGNTTSDKERHSMVLAHTYRFGIRLGAQPDAVAPLFSESDRGTPQRFLWLGCQRMIARGGNYPSQLATAPVYWYGGQPSMLPSMGGQRPPVWIAPPPAARKELEEEQWRSATANPMSPSGSYTDASTPSDRAAAIADRHALLQQLKICAILAVLDGLAQPQDVHWYAAEAVMKVRRTVIFHLVEVAEAVVAAQARQRGTEMGIMRAHADAASVQELAERRHDAEAAITFAAFNLADRHEPLTVAALRAEIKASGSDPGFVQEAVTYMVHNGDLTPMPDGRTYALTLGNSTAASDGRATVTVLPVAPAIANVGSR from the coding sequence ATGAGCGCCACCACCGAACTCATCACCCGCATGGTCGGGCTCGGTGCGCACCTGATGCCCCTGATGGCCAAGGTGAAACGGCCTGGCGGTAAAGAGTGGCAGCGGTGGCCGGCCCTTTCGGTCGCCGACGCCGAATCGCACGTCAATGCCGGCGGAAACCTGGGCGTGAACCTGGCCCCGTCTCGGATGATCGTGCTCGACGCGGAAAACCAGGCGGCAACCAACGCTGTGCAGAACGCCGGTATCTCGTTGGCCGTGATCCCGGCCAAATCCCAGCATGTCGGCATTTTGCAGCCCGGGCTCTCTGACCCCGACAGCGGCAAGCTCAACACGAAAACGGGCGGCTCGCACGCCTGGCTGCGGGTTCCCGACGGCGTCGATATCTCGACGTTTCCCAGCGACACGATGGGAATCATGCTGCCGGGCGGTGGCAAGATCGACGTCCTGGCCGGGGTGCGCTACGCCGTGGCCCCGCCGAGCTGGCTCGAGGTGGCCCCGCAGTACCGCTACGCTCCGTGCGAGGGTGGCCCGCTGGACTTGGCCAGTCCGTCGGCCGATCTGCCGGTCGCCCCCGCCTGGCTTTTCGACACCACCGTGCCCGTGCCGCCCGGGCTCGAACCGCTGCACGGCATCCTGATCCCGAAGACGCCGCGTGAACGCCTCGAAGCCGATGCGCGCAGCATCGAACTCACCGCCGCGATCGACGCGGTGCCCTGGGACGCCTGGCTCGATGGCGACCCCCGCCTGACACGCACCGGAGATATCGACGGCTGCGGTTGCGAGATCTGGCACTGGGTGGGTGCCGATAATCTGAAATCGGCGACGCTGCACGAGAATTGCGCGCAGGGGTCGGGGGCGCACATCTGGTCCGGCACCATGCTGGGGCAGCTGCAACTTCCCGGCGACCATGTGAGCCGCCTGGCGTTGTCGGCGAAGCTGCGCGGCGTAACCGTCCAGCAGGCTTCCGCCGCGGTGGGCATCACCCTGGGAGGCGACCGCGAGCCCCCGACGCCGGTGCGTCCCGAGCATCACGAACAGGCCGCCCGACTCGCTGAGGCCGCGGGGGAAGCCGCTCGCGCCGAACGATTTCGTGCCGCCGCCGAGGCGATGCGTAAACGGCAGTACGCCACCCCTTCGGACAGCACGCATGGGGAACGACACGGAGTCTCTGCTGTTGTCGGCGGCGCTGCCCCGATACCGCCGGAGCTTGCGGCGCGCCTGAAGTCCAACAGCAACACGAGCGACGCGACAGCACGTGAGACCGCGGCGCCGCAGTCCACATCGACAGAAGCCACTCCGAGCGGCTCCGCTCCAAAAATCAACGGCCACAGCATCGTTCGCTTTCCAGGCAAAGCACTCGCCGAGATCCCCATACCGGGGCTCGATGAAATCTACGAGTACCCCATGCCGCCCATACCGGCCCACGTGAAGCCGGTGAAGGATGCGCGGACCGAATTCGCGGCTATCCACCCGCCGGTCGCCAACCGACAGACACACACGCTGGTCGAGCATGAATGGATCTTCGCGGCGACACCCGGTCTGAGCCACGTCGCGGCGGCCGCTGACTCTCGGGGTGTAGGCCGCTGGGGCATGCTCGGAGCGCTTCTGCCGCGAGTTGCCGCCACCATCCCGCCGACGGTCCGGCTGATCCCTGCGGATGGCTCCACGCCGCCGGACAATCTGCCGACAGGATCGGGAACCTCGCTCAATCTCTACACCGTGCTGGTCGGTCCGCCCGCCGCTGGGAAGTCGGTAACGCTGAATGCGGCCGATGCCCTGGTTCCCGGTGTGCACATGGTTCCGCCAGGTACGGGCGAAGGTATCTTGAAGATCTTCCCTCGCGCCACCGACAACGCGGCCGATGATGAGGACGACTCGTATTTTGACCCGGCGGCCCACATCGGCAGCGTCGGGGCCACCCGCGCATCGGATTCGGTTCTGCTCAGTAGCGATGAGATCGACGTCTTCGTCGCCGAGATGAGCCGGCAGGGCACCAAAGCTTCGGGCCTGTACCGGTCGATGTGGATGGGCGGCGACGTCGGCAACACAACCTCCGACAAAGAGCGCCACAGCATGGTCTTGGCGCACACGTATCGCTTCGGCATTCGGCTTGGAGCTCAGCCCGATGCGGTGGCCCCTCTGTTCAGCGAATCCGACCGCGGTACTCCGCAACGCTTCCTGTGGCTGGGATGCCAGCGCATGATCGCCAGGGGCGGTAACTACCCGAGTCAGCTAGCGACCGCGCCGGTGTATTGGTACGGCGGCCAGCCGTCAATGCTGCCGAGCATGGGTGGGCAGCGTCCACCTGTGTGGATCGCCCCACCGCCGGCAGCCCGCAAGGAACTGGAAGAGGAACAGTGGCGCTCAGCCACAGCGAACCCGATGAGCCCGTCGGGTTCGTACACGGACGCAAGCACGCCCAGTGATCGGGCCGCCGCGATCGCTGATCGACATGCCCTGCTGCAGCAGCTGAAGATCTGCGCGATTCTGGCCGTACTCGACGGGCTGGCCCAGCCACAGGATGTGCATTGGTACGCCGCCGAAGCGGTGATGAAAGTGCGCCGAACGGTCATCTTCCACCTCGTCGAGGTGGCCGAGGCTGTCGTCGCCGCGCAGGCCCGCCAGCGAGGCACCGAGATGGGAATCATGCGGGCACATGCTGACGCCGCCAGCGTGCAAGAACTGGCCGAGCGCCGGCATGACGCGGAGGCTGCGATCACTTTCGCGGCCTTCAACTTGGCTGATCGACATGAGCCGCTGACCGTGGCTGCGCTTCGGGCAGAGATCAAGGCGAGTGGTTCCGATCCAGGATTTGTCCAAGAGGCGGTCACATACATGGTGCATAACGGTGATCTGACACCGATGCCCGATGGCCGCACGTACGCCCTGACGCTGGGCAACTCAACTGCCGCCAGTGATGGCCGTGCGACTGTGACCGTACTACCTGTCGCACCGGCCATCGCCAACGTCGGTTCGCGATAG
- a CDS encoding DUF7457 domain-containing protein: MNSSFTDASTRHVLADVWESVAACSALGLNFWSHGPGPETLWALDDNRRPHLLCVDAVNSEVQAICSWIETAADEHHSSCAFELGRTAYRRADPDVAVLSLFEASTAPQALGA; the protein is encoded by the coding sequence ATGAATTCTTCGTTTACGGATGCATCTACGCGCCACGTGCTTGCAGATGTTTGGGAATCGGTCGCTGCGTGTTCTGCGCTAGGACTGAATTTCTGGTCTCACGGGCCGGGACCGGAAACTCTGTGGGCCCTCGACGACAACCGGCGGCCACACCTTCTCTGCGTCGATGCTGTGAACAGCGAGGTGCAGGCTATCTGTAGTTGGATCGAGACGGCCGCCGACGAACATCATTCAAGCTGCGCTTTCGAGCTGGGTCGTACGGCGTACCGCCGAGCTGACCCCGACGTTGCCGTCCTGTCGCTGTTCGAAGCTTCAACCGCGCCCCAGGCGCTTGGGGCGTGA
- a CDS encoding helix-turn-helix domain-containing protein: MVGYELVFAEDTPQECLNHPAVVHFVQKIRELTHGRRIRTEDGRERRLSALQVHRLLKERAPNLPISKTQVYRYFNGTAVPTIDVITELAGVFGVSPREFVPSTTSSRVMRPAVDQ; this comes from the coding sequence ATGGTCGGGTACGAACTTGTCTTTGCCGAGGACACTCCGCAGGAGTGCCTGAATCATCCCGCCGTCGTGCACTTCGTCCAGAAGATCCGTGAACTCACCCATGGCCGGCGGATTCGGACCGAAGACGGCCGCGAGCGTCGTCTGAGCGCCTTGCAGGTTCACCGGCTGCTCAAAGAGCGGGCCCCGAACCTGCCGATATCGAAGACGCAGGTGTACCGGTACTTCAACGGCACAGCGGTGCCCACCATCGACGTCATCACGGAACTGGCCGGGGTTTTCGGTGTATCACCGCGTGAGTTCGTTCCGAGCACCACCAGTAGTCGCGTCATGCGACCTGCGGTGGATCAGTAG
- a CDS encoding lysozyme family protein: MDGMPARTDGKSTAPGVDPRLTSAVEDTSAQGRAGRDKVRAAGDKTGQYTKDLADLQDRGGRDVKGIGGEGKSSMPSMPTVPQSGQSQAAPAPAPAAAAPAPMPAPPMPSTPPSGLSTIDPQLLQALVDASKERAEQDAANGIYPQVPGDPASASSATTPQRPQPLDVSQVSLDKYPGGQMTPQQTAAVIDQALTINGVPNDPTLRAQWQALYQHMAEGESSRNPNAANNSDSNATGMIVSDGAHANSSRGAWQCIPTTFAAYHMAGTSNSIYDPVASAAASMNYVMNTYHVSPDGSGLEAFAQRRGVGTAGYTGY, translated from the coding sequence ATGGACGGCATGCCCGCTCGCACCGACGGAAAATCCACAGCACCGGGCGTCGATCCCCGCCTGACCAGTGCGGTCGAAGACACCAGTGCCCAAGGTCGAGCAGGACGTGACAAAGTTCGTGCGGCTGGTGACAAGACAGGCCAGTACACCAAGGATCTGGCTGATCTCCAGGACCGGGGCGGGCGCGACGTCAAAGGCATCGGCGGCGAGGGAAAGTCGTCGATGCCCTCGATGCCGACTGTCCCACAATCAGGGCAAAGTCAGGCCGCGCCTGCTCCCGCGCCAGCGGCGGCTGCACCCGCACCAATGCCGGCGCCGCCTATGCCATCGACACCGCCGTCCGGACTGAGCACCATCGACCCGCAGCTGCTGCAGGCGCTGGTCGATGCGTCGAAAGAGCGCGCCGAACAAGACGCCGCGAACGGGATTTATCCGCAGGTTCCCGGGGACCCGGCGTCGGCGTCCTCGGCGACCACGCCTCAGCGTCCGCAGCCTCTGGATGTCTCGCAGGTGTCGCTGGATAAATACCCCGGCGGGCAGATGACTCCGCAACAAACGGCGGCAGTCATCGACCAGGCCCTGACGATTAACGGCGTCCCCAACGACCCAACGCTACGCGCCCAGTGGCAGGCGCTGTATCAGCACATGGCTGAGGGGGAATCTTCACGCAATCCGAACGCTGCCAACAACTCTGATTCCAACGCCACGGGCATGATCGTGTCCGACGGCGCCCACGCGAACAGCAGCCGCGGCGCCTGGCAATGCATCCCGACGACGTTCGCGGCCTACCACATGGCAGGAACCAGCAACTCGATCTACGACCCCGTAGCCAGTGCTGCGGCTTCGATGAACTACGTGATGAACACCTATCACGTCTCCCCCGACGGGTCGGGGCTCGAAGCGTTCGCCCAGCGTCGAGGGGTTGGAACCGCGGGTTACACCGGCTACTGA
- a CDS encoding PPE domain-containing protein, with protein sequence MPYHPWGESTPEINASVIETGSTSATWAAASAAWLGLASATLATMGITGGQMMASLASISGVRSMTHQAATPPFLTWLGSMAGIAFKQAAICAVVAESYGVTRSSMIPSMQSINNRVREAAAEASNFFGQNTPLIGALNAEYGAYTMQNASIGSTYGEVITAATLPVPIPPPPPLSNAASALADAGDAMSQAGQLASQAGGNASSQAAAQASQAVGQGGSQAGGVSQMSSLFSAPMQALQSAGQGMSNPLQGIQGLLSGPMQAFGSASGLGGLLNGGSTGSSFAPALAGVGGLPLGGASPVGAGVGAGGVSMGGVGGMGGLGPALTSKSESSSGSANRTSVLSGISVAPTQEKLAGATVNGTPGGMAPPAAAGAGEGQRSRRGETVLASYTPAGQDAAARSAEGSERELFD encoded by the coding sequence ATGCCGTATCACCCTTGGGGCGAATCGACCCCGGAAATCAACGCGTCGGTGATCGAGACCGGTTCGACGTCAGCCACCTGGGCCGCAGCCTCGGCTGCTTGGTTGGGTTTGGCCTCGGCCACGTTGGCAACAATGGGCATCACCGGTGGGCAGATGATGGCCTCGCTGGCGTCGATCTCGGGTGTGCGGTCGATGACCCATCAAGCTGCGACGCCACCGTTTCTGACCTGGCTAGGTTCCATGGCCGGGATTGCGTTCAAACAAGCTGCGATCTGCGCTGTGGTTGCCGAAAGTTACGGTGTCACCCGTTCGTCGATGATTCCGTCGATGCAATCGATCAACAACCGAGTCCGGGAAGCCGCAGCCGAGGCCAGCAACTTTTTCGGACAGAACACTCCGCTCATCGGGGCGCTGAATGCGGAGTACGGCGCGTACACGATGCAGAACGCGTCGATCGGTAGCACCTACGGCGAGGTGATCACGGCAGCTACGTTGCCGGTCCCAATCCCGCCTCCGCCGCCGCTGTCCAACGCGGCCAGTGCGCTGGCCGACGCTGGTGACGCGATGTCGCAGGCCGGGCAGCTGGCGTCGCAAGCTGGGGGCAACGCTTCGTCGCAGGCAGCTGCGCAGGCGTCGCAGGCAGTCGGTCAGGGTGGCAGCCAGGCCGGTGGAGTAAGCCAGATGTCGTCCTTGTTCTCCGCTCCGATGCAAGCACTTCAGAGCGCCGGCCAGGGTATGAGCAATCCGCTACAGGGAATCCAGGGGCTGCTCAGTGGACCGATGCAGGCGTTCGGTTCGGCCTCTGGTCTCGGTGGTCTGCTCAACGGCGGCTCCACGGGATCGTCGTTCGCGCCAGCGCTTGCAGGGGTCGGTGGGCTGCCTCTGGGTGGCGCCTCTCCCGTGGGTGCGGGCGTCGGCGCTGGGGGTGTGTCGATGGGTGGCGTCGGCGGTATGGGCGGACTAGGCCCGGCGCTGACTTCGAAGTCGGAGTCTTCGAGCGGATCGGCGAACCGAACGTCGGTGCTGTCGGGGATCTCAGTGGCACCGACACAGGAGAAGCTGGCGGGCGCGACCGTCAACGGAACTCCGGGCGGCATGGCGCCTCCAGCGGCGGCCGGCGCAGGTGAAGGTCAGCGCTCTCGCCGCGGCGAAACGGTGCTGGCCTCGTACACACCTGCTGGACAGGATGCAGCTGCACGGTCAGCGGAAGGCAGTGAACGCGAACTGTTCGACTAG
- a CDS encoding C40 family peptidase — protein sequence MTSSISTNDAVIQAGTSSASGQLSAARIDGKPSAPGVDPRLTGAVDDTTAQTRKASDKASDSIDKTSKDSKGKTAIDKGGADGLNGISGAMLGALGAGASSLLGAAGQGGGGMPQMPQVPASSAGQSNPGALSNPKAAQEIAKLLGGDGSSALGTGGLTTASGHGGGSGTAGPNSPGSTQYQQRIIDLARQVVAAGIPYSWGSGDLNGPTCSGNTSNAAANAAGDYNKTGFDCSGLARYLVYQASGVELPRVSGDQYTAGHLVSAADAVAGDLAFPTDPNEHVQVYVGDGKVVEAQQSGTDVMFSNARPGTQFVRVVSDV from the coding sequence ATGACATCCTCAATCAGCACCAACGACGCGGTAATCCAGGCGGGAACATCGTCGGCGTCCGGCCAGCTGAGCGCTGCTCGCATCGACGGTAAGCCGAGCGCGCCCGGAGTGGACCCCCGCCTAACGGGCGCCGTTGACGACACCACGGCCCAAACCCGCAAAGCCAGTGATAAAGCATCCGACAGCATCGACAAGACGAGCAAGGATTCCAAGGGCAAAACCGCGATCGACAAGGGAGGCGCCGACGGTCTTAATGGGATCAGCGGTGCCATGCTCGGTGCGTTGGGCGCCGGGGCATCCTCTCTGCTCGGAGCGGCCGGACAGGGCGGCGGGGGGATGCCGCAGATGCCGCAGGTCCCGGCGTCGTCGGCCGGACAGTCCAATCCGGGGGCGTTGTCCAACCCGAAAGCTGCTCAAGAGATCGCCAAGCTTCTCGGTGGGGACGGTTCAAGCGCGCTGGGTACGGGCGGCCTGACCACCGCTTCTGGCCACGGTGGCGGTTCGGGGACTGCGGGCCCCAACAGTCCCGGAAGCACGCAGTACCAGCAGCGCATCATCGATCTGGCCCGCCAGGTGGTCGCAGCCGGCATCCCGTATTCGTGGGGCTCGGGCGATCTGAACGGGCCGACGTGTTCGGGCAACACCTCGAACGCAGCAGCCAACGCCGCCGGCGACTACAACAAGACGGGGTTCGACTGCTCGGGCCTGGCTCGGTATCTGGTGTACCAGGCCTCCGGTGTGGAATTGCCCCGCGTATCCGGTGACCAGTACACCGCGGGGCATCTGGTGAGCGCCGCCGACGCGGTTGCTGGCGATCTCGCGTTCCCCACTGATCCCAATGAGCACGTTCAGGTCTATGTCGGTGACGGGAAAGTCGTGGAGGCGCAGCAGTCCGGCACCGACGTCATGTTCTCCAACGCGCGACCTGGAACCCAGTTCGTGCGCGTGGTGTCCGACGTATGA